The Neorhodopirellula lusitana sequence ATAATCCCTCCAACTCGACCACCAGCTCCTCCACCGCACTCGAACCCGCCATCGTCGACGAGCGTCCCTGGGAAAAGCTGACCGAACTCGCTGACCTGGGCAATGCCGCGCCTTTGGTTGAGTTCATCGAGAACCTAACCGCCAGCGATCAAGCACTCGCCCTGAGTCGGCTGGATGAAGAACACCGCAAGACCGTCCTCACCACGCTACCCGCCGAAGACGCGGTGGAACTGCTGCGGCACCTCAGTGAGATCCAGGCTGCCGATCTGGTTGAATCGCTGTCGATTGACCAAGCCGCCGCCATCGTCCAAGAGATGCCCAGTGACGAGCAGGCTGACTTGCTAGGGGACTTGGACGAGGTCCAAGCCGGTGAGATCATCGACGCGTTCCCACGTGATGAAGCCATCGCGGTTCGCGAACTGTTCGCTTACAGCGATGACGTTGCCGGTGGCTTGCTGGTGCGAGAGATCCTGCGTTTTGACCACTCCACCAAAGTGGCCGACGTCATCAACACGCTGTCCGAAAACGCCGAAGAGTTTCGTGACTACGACGTGCAGTACGCATACCTGACCGATGCGGAACAACGACTCGTCGGCGTGCTGCCCATGCGAAATCTGTTGTTCGCTCGCCGCACCGATCCCGTTGCCGACATCATGATCGCCGATCCATTGTCGTTGCGAGACACGACGCCACTGGATGAACTGATCGACTTCTTCGACAGCCACCACTTCCTTGGTGTCCCCGTCGTCGACGCCGAAGGCAAACTGCTTGGCGTGGTCCACCGGAACGCGGTCGACTACGAAGCCACACGTGCCGCCGAAAGTGACTTCCTGAAAAGTCAGGGGATCATCGGTGGTGAAGAACTACGGACAATGCCGTTGATGCAACGCGCCAAACGTCGCCTGAGCTGGCTAAGCATCAACGTCGTTCTGAACATCGGTGCGGCTGGCGTAATCGCGCTGTACCAAGACACGCTCGAAAAGGTTATCGCGTTGGCTGTCTTCCTGCCAATCATCAGCGACATGAGTGGCTGCAGCGGCAACCAGGCCGTCGCTGTCAGCATGCGAGAACTGTCACTCGGACTGGTTCGTCCAACTGAAATGGCCCGCGTCTGGCTGAAAGAAGTCACCGTTGGCCTAGTCAACGGAGCAGCCTTAGGACTGCTTGTTGCGATCGTTGCGGTGGTCTGGGATGGCAATATGTACCTCGGCCTGGTCGTTGGCGTGGCGTTGTTCGCCAACACACTCATCGCCGTTTCGATCGGCGGCACCGTGCCACTGCTCCTGAAACGACTCGGCTTCGATCCCGCCGTCGCCAGCGGCCCGCTACTGACCACGGTCACCGATATGTGCGGCTTCTTCCTGGTCCTGGGCCTCGCCACTGTCATGCTAGAACGGCTCGTTCACTAGAGCATTTTGGGAATGCCGTACGCTATTGCGGAAGTCGTCAAGACATTCGATCTCCACGTCTGGTCACGAAACTCTTGACGAGTTCGGCTACGACAAAAATCAAAATGCTCTAGCACGTCGACTGCACTGGAAAAGCTCGCTCCACGGAGCGGCGTGCGACACCCTTTGAGCACGGCTCGGCACTACCGCCCTGCCCTGCCCTAGCTCGGTTCCACCGACGTCACACTGCCCACGCCGCGCTGCCGACGTTTGCCAAGCTGGCTGGGCGTTCTGCCTGCACATCCATCTCGCAGCCTGACTACCCGAACGAAATCACGGGGCGAAATCACGGGGCGAAATCACAGGGCGAAATCGCGAGGCGAAATCGGGGGCTGAAACCCGGCTCTATCGCTGATTGCATCTCTCCATCGGCATGATTTTTTCTCACTGGGCGATTTGCCAAAACAGGGGGGAATCCACCACTCCCCCCGGGATGTGATTAAGCTTTACGGACCGAAATGCAGGATTTTGTGTACCGCAAGCGCCCCCAATGCCAAGCTATTTGGCCTACTCCCTCGGGCCAGCGTCACTGGTACACGGTTCGACGATGCCATTCACGCCGTTGGATCTCCACACTTCGTTCACCTCCACCGTCACGGTTCCAGGGTCTCCCAAAGGAAAAACTTCCATGCTAGCCGCCTTGATTACCAACAATCCGTGGGTCGATGCCGCGATCATCTTGATCGCGGGATTGATCTTGCTGCTGTTGTTCGCAGCCACCCTGGCAAACAAATATTACATCAAGGTCGGGCCCGACCGAGCCATCGTGCGATCCGGGCAAGGCGGCGTCAAAGCTGTCTGCGGCCAAGGCATGGCCGTCATCCCGCTGCTGCAGCAATACGAGTTCATGGACCTGACGCTGAAAAGCTTCGAGATCCACCGCGAAGGCAGCGCCGGTCTGATCTGCAAAGACAACATTCGGGCCGACATCAAAGTTGCTTTCTTCATCCGTGTCGCCAACTCACCTGCCGAGATGAAAGAAGTTGCCGAGGCAATCGGAGCCAAACGCTGTAGCCAACTTGAAACCCTTCGCGAACTGTTCGATGCCAAGTTCAGTGAAGCACTCAAAACCGTCGGCAAGCAATTCGACTTCATCGACCTGTACGACCAACGGGACAAATTCAAAGATGAAATCCTAAAAGTCATCGGCACCGATTTGAATGGCTACCGTCTCGACGACGCCGCAATCGACTACCTGGAACAAACACCGCTGAGCATGCTCAGCCCCAGCAACATTCTCGATGCCGAGGGTATCAAGAAGATCACCGAACTGACCTCGACCGAAAAGGTCAAAGAAAACCAGTTCACCCGCGACAAAGAAAAGACACTGAAGAAGCAGGACGTCGAAGCCGAAGAAACCATCCTCGCACTCGAACGCCAACGCGTCGAAGCCGTTGAAAAACAACATCGCGAGATCTCTGAAATCACTGCCCGCGAACAAGCCGCTGCTGCCAAGGTGCAAGAAGAACAACGGCTTGAATCGGAACGAGCACGCATCCAAACCGAAGAAGAAATCGGCATCGCCGAAGAAAACAAATCGCGACAGATCCTTGTCGCCTTGCGAAACAAAGAGAAGACCGACGCCGTCGAAATCGAACGGGTTTCGCGAGACCGAGACCTGGAAGCAACCGAACGCTTGCGTGTCGTCGGTGTTGCCGAAGTCGAAAAAGAGAAGGCGATCGAGGTCGAGAAACGGAACATCCAAGAAGTGATTCGCGAACGAGTCGCCGTCGAACGTGCCGTCGTCGAAGAACAAGAGAAGATCAAGGACACCGAAGAAATTGCGAAGGCTGACCGTGCCAAGAAGGTTCAAATCACCGCTGCCGAAATGAAAGCGGAAGAAGA is a genomic window containing:
- a CDS encoding flotillin family protein, which codes for MLAALITNNPWVDAAIILIAGLILLLLFAATLANKYYIKVGPDRAIVRSGQGGVKAVCGQGMAVIPLLQQYEFMDLTLKSFEIHREGSAGLICKDNIRADIKVAFFIRVANSPAEMKEVAEAIGAKRCSQLETLRELFDAKFSEALKTVGKQFDFIDLYDQRDKFKDEILKVIGTDLNGYRLDDAAIDYLEQTPLSMLSPSNILDAEGIKKITELTSTEKVKENQFTRDKEKTLKKQDVEAEETILALERQRVEAVEKQHREISEITAREQAAAAKVQEEQRLESERARIQTEEEIGIAEENKSRQILVALRNKEKTDAVEIERVSRDRDLEATERLRVVGVAEVEKEKAIEVEKRNIQEVIRERVAVERAVVEEQEKIKDTEEIAKADRAKKVQITAAEMKAEEELIRQVKLAQAEKEASTLLAEKIGIEAEAKRDAAEKETAATKMLAEAESAQAAAIGLAEAQVQEAKAVSLEKEGLAEAKISLEKYNAEAKGLTEKAEAMKKLDGVGKEHEEFKITIKKEQDVEIAAIDAQRGIAESQASVIGDALKAARIDIVGGDGEFFDQITSAVKGGKAIDRFVYNSKVATDIKDTFFDGNADYFRTQVEELMGQFGLDTDGVKDLSIAALIAKMMGMSSTDDVRNQLTSLLSVAATANVTDQKASRLLGKPAVDAVATQSKKPTRKA
- the mgtE gene encoding magnesium transporter; this encodes MDNPSNSTTSSSTALEPAIVDERPWEKLTELADLGNAAPLVEFIENLTASDQALALSRLDEEHRKTVLTTLPAEDAVELLRHLSEIQAADLVESLSIDQAAAIVQEMPSDEQADLLGDLDEVQAGEIIDAFPRDEAIAVRELFAYSDDVAGGLLVREILRFDHSTKVADVINTLSENAEEFRDYDVQYAYLTDAEQRLVGVLPMRNLLFARRTDPVADIMIADPLSLRDTTPLDELIDFFDSHHFLGVPVVDAEGKLLGVVHRNAVDYEATRAAESDFLKSQGIIGGEELRTMPLMQRAKRRLSWLSINVVLNIGAAGVIALYQDTLEKVIALAVFLPIISDMSGCSGNQAVAVSMRELSLGLVRPTEMARVWLKEVTVGLVNGAALGLLVAIVAVVWDGNMYLGLVVGVALFANTLIAVSIGGTVPLLLKRLGFDPAVASGPLLTTVTDMCGFFLVLGLATVMLERLVH